The following DNA comes from Dethiosulfovibrio peptidovorans.
GCCTTCACCACCCTGGTTCCCTCCCTTTCGGTAAAGCTGGAACCGCAATAGATCTCCACACCGTATTTTTTAGCGATCTCCACTCCCCTGGCGTGAAGGACCTTTGCACCGAGAGCGGCCATCTCCAGCATCTCATCGTATACCACATACGGAAGCTTGAGCGCGTCTGGAGCAATTCGGGGATCGCAGGAGTAAATTCCCTCAACGTCACTGTATATCTCGCAGGGAACCTGGAGCTTCGCCGCTACAGCGATCGCCGACGTGTCCGAGCCCCCTCTCCCCAAGGTCGTCAAATCGCCCTGTGGAGAGAGCCCCTGAAAGCCGGTGATCACCACAACCTGAACCGTTTCGTGGGCTTCCTGAAGACGGCTGAGGTCCAGATCAACCACCCGAGCATCGCAATGGCGCTCCGTAGTCTGCAATCCCAACTGGAAAGCGTTCAGAGAGACAGCCGAAAACCCAAGATCCTGAAGAGCCATGCTCAGAAGAGCCGCCGAAGCCTGCTCCCCCGTCGCCAACAGGGCATCCATCTCCCGAGGAGACGGAGCCGCGCAAACCGAGTTGGCCATGGCGATCAAGGCATCTGTGGTCTTGCCCATAGCAGAGACCACCACCGCGAGGCGATCCCCCTGAACGACACGATCGGCCACCCGACGAGCCACCTGACGGATGTGGTCAGCAGTAGCCACCGAAGATCCGCCATATTTCTGAACCACCAACCCCATGACTACAGCTCCCGAAGATCGGCGACGATCCGGGTTTTATCAGCCGTTCTGTCGTCAACGTCCTTGACAACCTTAGCCGGGATACCCGCCACCACCACACCAGGGGGGACGTCCTTCGTCACGATAGCCCCAGCCGCAACTACGGCACCGGCTCCCACCCGAACGCCCTCGAAAATCACGGCGTTGGCACCGACGAGCACGTTGTCCTCAATCACGACGGGCAAAGCGCTTGGAGGTTCAATAACACCAGCCAGGACGGCACCGGCTCCAATATGGCAATTGGCCCCCACCGTGGCCCGACCGCCAAGGACGGCGTTCATGTCGATCATGGTGCCGGCACCGATAACGGCACCGATATTGATGACCGCCCCCATCATCACGACCGCCCCTCGGCCGATCTCCACCATATCCCGGATAACGGCCCCTGGCTCGATTCGAGCGTCATATCGATTGAGATCGGCCAGGGGAATCGCCGAATTCCTAGCACAGACCTCCATTTCGAAGTCGTCTACAAAGGCAGCATTGGCATCCAAAGCGGCCATCACAGCGGATCTATCGCCCTTGAGCACCCCAAAATCCCGTCCCCCGACGAAGCGAAGTCCTCCCCAGTCGATCCCGCCCAGACGACCGGAGAGATAGACGGTCACGGGGGTTCGTTTGACCGAATCTCGGATAAGGCCTATGACCTCTTCAGTGCGCATGCGACGACCTCCTCAAAACAGTAGAACCCAGGATCCTGTTCCAGGGCAAACGCAGCGGCCTTAAGAGCCCCAAGAGCGAAGACCCCCCGGGAGACAGCCCGATGGCTGAAGGAAAGCACTTCCCCCTGATTGGCAAAAATCACCGAATGATCTCCTGGCACCCCACCCAGACGAAGGGAGTGGGTCGGACACTCACGCCCTACGGCCTCTCCAAGACGGATAGCCGTCCCAGACGGAGCATCAACCTTATGGACGTGATGGGCCTCCACGACCTCCGCATCCCACTCTGACAAGGCGGGAGCGTACTGACGAAGGATCTCCCGAAGAATCCCGATACCCATCGAAAAATTATATCCCTGAACTACGGGAACCCAACGAGCCAGCTCCTGAAGCATCTCAAAATGCTTCTCATCCAAAGCGGTGGTTCCAACCACCAAGGCAGCGCCGTATCGCTCACACAGCTCGACGGATCGAGCCAAGGCCTGAGGCCGGGAAAAATCCAGCATGACCTGAGGCTCTCCTCGAACATCCTCGCCCTCAAGAGAGACAGAGAGGACACAGTTCTCGGGACCGAAAACCTTCAGCAGTTCCTTCCCCATGCGCCCTGAGGCACCCATGATCCCGTACTTCACGACAGAAGCCTCAAATCGGCCAGACATGAATCCACTCGATCTCGAGTTCCCTGAGAGGCCTGAACCAGGGGAAGACGAATCTCTGGACCGCAGAGCCCAAGTGCGAAGACAGCATACTTCACCGGAATGGGATTGGTCTCCACGAAAAGAGCCTTCATCAGGGGGAACAGCCTCATGTGAGCGTCCCGGGCAGCGGCCAGCTCCCCGGCGAGACACGCGTTCATCATGGAGACCGTCTCCCTGGGGACCACGTTGGACAACACCGATATAACCCCGTCGCCGCCGCTACACCCCACGTGAAAAGCCTGATCATCGTTGCCTGAGTAGACCAAAAAGTCCGGGCGCAGAGCCTTGAGGCGCCGGATAAGTTCATCAACCTGAGACAAATCGCCGGAAGCCTCCTTGATTCCCACCACGTTTTCGATCTCAGCGAGGCGAGCTACCGTCTCGGGAAGGATAGTACACCCGGTTCGCCCGGGCACGTTATACACGATTATGGGGATCGGAACCGCCCTGGCGACCGTCTCGAAATGGCGAAACAGCCCCTCCTGAGTTGGCTTGTTATAGTAGGGAGTAACAACTAAGATACCGTCGGCGCCAAGATCGCAGGCCCGTCGACTCAGCTCTACAGTGTGTTCCGTACTGTTGGCTCCGGTTCCCACGATCACCGGAATCCGACCGGCAGAGGCTCTCACAGAGAAGGAGACAATCTCGTCTCGTTCCTTATCCGTGACCGTGGGAGCCTCCCCCGTAGTGCCAAGGACAATGAGCCCCTGAACACCGCTATCGATCTGTACATCGATCAATCGCTGAAACACCTTATAATCCACACCCTTTTCAGCAAAAGGGGTAACAAGCGCCGTGCCGGTGCCTCTGAACATGCTCTTGAGTCCTCCTTATGGGCACCCCTAAAAAAACCACATTCGAGTCTCCCAGCCTCAGGTCGTTCCGCCAGAGCCCTGTCTCGCCCAAACGACCTGAGGCGAGTTTCTGAGTTTTTAGAGGTTCCCTTAAATAGTTTGGATACTTCGACACTATCATGATACATCGAACCGACGAAAAAAACCCGCACCTCACGTTAGAGGACGGGTTTGAAGCTGCGTTTCTACCGTGATTGGACACCTTGACAGTGTCCGAACCTCTTGTTGTTCGTCTCCATCCTGTTCGGGGGCTTCCGATTCAACACGTCCTGCGTTATGCTTGTGTACTCTGTATCAGGCCCTGTGTATTGCGCAAAAATTATAGATCAAGACTTTTACAGCGTCAACGTACCTTAAGGATTGAGGTGATGAGGAGTGGACATTCTGAAAGAGGCCCTGGAGTTAGAATCATGGATCGTGAACATCCGCAGAAAAATTCACCGCCGCCCTGAGCTGGACTTCGACCTCGACGAAACCGTCGCTCTGGTCGAAAACGAGTTGACGGCGATGAACATCCCCCACAGACGATGTGCCGGAAGCGGGATTGCCGCATGGATCGACGGATCAAGATCAGGCCCAATCGTGCTCCTTCGAGCCGATATGGACGGATTGCCCATTCATGAAGAAACAGCTCACCCCTATTCGTCGGAAATCCCGGGACGTATGCACGGCTGTGGTCACGATGGTCATGTAGCTTGCCTCCTGGGAGCCGCGAGAATGTTGACCCGTCAGCGGGAGAATTTTAACGGGCGAGCTCTCTTGGCTTTCCAACCAGCGGAGGAGACAACCGGGGGAGCTCAGCCAATGATAGACGACGATCTCTGGGGGGAGAGAGCTCCCTCAGCGGCTTTAGCCCTTCATGTCAACCCAGATCTTCCTGCAGGAACCATCGGCGTCAATAGAGGAACGGCAATGGCCGCCTCGGATACCTTCGACCTCACTATCCGGGGAATCGGCTGCCATGGAGCCGAACCCCACAAGGGAATCGACACCATCGCCGTAGCCTGTCAGACCGTAACGGCACTTCAACACATCGTGAGCCGTCGAACCGATCCTACAGACTCAGCCGTGGTAACCGTGGGCTCCTTTCATGGGGGAACTGGAAGAAACGTTGTTGCTGAGGAAGTTCGGCTGGAAGGGATCATCAGGAGCGTCGGTGGAGAGTTGAGGGAACGGATCAAAGAGCAGGTTCGGACGACAGCGACAGCCATACCAAAAGCTCTTGGGGCATCGGCAAATATTCAGTTTGCCCGAAGCTATCCCACTCTGGATAACAACCCCCAGGTATGCGCCGTCGTCGAGGGGTGCGCACGGGAGATCTTGGGAACACAGAACGTCGTGCCAGTGGATCGGCCATCCATGGGAGTGGACGACTTCGCCTACTTCGCCCAAATCATCCCGTCATGTTACTTCACCCTTGGGATTCGAAACGAAGCCCAGGGGATCACAGCTCCCCTTCACAGTCCACGATTTGACCTGGACGAATCAGCACTTCCTCTGGGAGCCAGCATACTGGCGAAAGCCACCCTTCGCCTTATTTCCGGGAGAACTCCTGGCGGTAGGCCTTTGAAAAAGCCTTAACGAAATGGTTTTTCCATTCATGATGTACGAGCCATTCACGAGGATTCGGCCATGGAGTCATCGGGACGAACCCCTTTTTACGCTCTTGCACCATCCTTAAGACGATGCCCGATACGCTGGAGGCCCCGAAGAGGACCTCATCAAGTGAGAATTTAAAAAGATCCCCGAGATATCGATCCTTTCGGAGCGCTGTCATGGCCAAAACCCGAGCCCAGGGCTCACCAGCCGTCGTTCGGCGATTGGAGCGACCGGATCGGGTGACGATACAGATGTCACCAGAATGGAAAAGCACAAAACATCCGGGTGGGAACGGCACCACCAGCTGCTCTAACAGAGAGAAAGCTATGGGGTCGAGCATACTCCCGACATTCTCAGCCATAACCCGAAGAACCTCCCACGGACCCAATCCTGGACGATAGGGACGGTCTGATGCCAAAGCATCGTACATATCGGCAACAGTCACCAAGCGAACGACTCTGGGAATATCCTCACCAGAGAGGATATTCCCCTTGTTCCTGGGCCCGTAGCCCGTCCCGTCCATCCGCTGATGGTGATGGAGCACGATCCCCCGAACCATCGGCATGATATTGGGGTGAGAGCGAAGCAGCTCCGCTCCATACCAAGAATGTAGCCTCATCTCCTCCCATTCAGCCTCGTTTAGAGGTCCGGTCTTGTTCAGAATATCAGGAGAGATGCAGAGCTTGCCAATATCGTGAAGAACGGCCCCCAACCCCACGTTAACGGCATCCTGAAAGTTTCCAACAGGAAGCCAGGCAGCCTCCACAGCCTCCTGATACAAAGCCAGAGACAAAACCGCCACAGACCAACAATGGTCATAGGTTACCTTGTCCATGTTGGAAATGGCTTCCAGGCTTCCCAGAAGCTTCTCGTTATTTTGCTCTAAATCCCTCACAACAGCAGAAACTAAGTGAAGGAGGGACTCCAAATCCTGATCTGAGAGCCTCATGTGTTTCAAAACGTTTGAGAAAACTCGATCGACCTTACGACGACCTTCCTGTTTTCTCTCCTCAGACACAAGCAAGATAGGAGCATCGCTCTTTCTATTCGATGTCTCTCTGATCATGACCTGAGTGATACCGTGTTTTCGGAGAGAAGCGATCAGATCCCAGGACAAAAC
Coding sequences within:
- a CDS encoding 4-hydroxy-tetrahydrodipicolinate synthase, encoding MFRGTGTALVTPFAEKGVDYKVFQRLIDVQIDSGVQGLIVLGTTGEAPTVTDKERDEIVSFSVRASAGRIPVIVGTGANSTEHTVELSRRACDLGADGILVVTPYYNKPTQEGLFRHFETVARAVPIPIIVYNVPGRTGCTILPETVARLAEIENVVGIKEASGDLSQVDELIRRLKALRPDFLVYSGNDDQAFHVGCSGGDGVISVLSNVVPRETVSMMNACLAGELAAARDAHMRLFPLMKALFVETNPIPVKYAVFALGLCGPEIRLPLVQASQGTRDRVDSCLADLRLLS
- a CDS encoding peptidase M20, with the translated sequence MDILKEALELESWIVNIRRKIHRRPELDFDLDETVALVENELTAMNIPHRRCAGSGIAAWIDGSRSGPIVLLRADMDGLPIHEETAHPYSSEIPGRMHGCGHDGHVACLLGAARMLTRQRENFNGRALLAFQPAEETTGGAQPMIDDDLWGERAPSAALALHVNPDLPAGTIGVNRGTAMAASDTFDLTIRGIGCHGAEPHKGIDTIAVACQTVTALQHIVSRRTDPTDSAVVTVGSFHGGTGRNVVAEEVRLEGIIRSVGGELRERIKEQVRTTATAIPKALGASANIQFARSYPTLDNNPQVCAVVEGCAREILGTQNVVPVDRPSMGVDDFAYFAQIIPSCYFTLGIRNEAQGITAPLHSPRFDLDESALPLGASILAKATLRLISGRTPGGRPLKKP
- the dapD gene encoding 2,3,4,5-tetrahydropyridine-2,6-dicarboxylate N-acetyltransferase; amino-acid sequence: MRTEEVIGLIRDSVKRTPVTVYLSGRLGGIDWGGLRFVGGRDFGVLKGDRSAVMAALDANAAFVDDFEMEVCARNSAIPLADLNRYDARIEPGAVIRDMVEIGRGAVVMMGAVINIGAVIGAGTMIDMNAVLGGRATVGANCHIGAGAVLAGVIEPPSALPVVIEDNVLVGANAVIFEGVRVGAGAVVAAGAIVTKDVPPGVVVAGIPAKVVKDVDDRTADKTRIVADLREL
- a CDS encoding aspartate kinase, coding for MGLVVQKYGGSSVATADHIRQVARRVADRVVQGDRLAVVVSAMGKTTDALIAMANSVCAAPSPREMDALLATGEQASAALLSMALQDLGFSAVSLNAFQLGLQTTERHCDARVVDLDLSRLQEAHETVQVVVITGFQGLSPQGDLTTLGRGGSDTSAIAVAAKLQVPCEIYSDVEGIYSCDPRIAPDALKLPYVVYDEMLEMAALGAKVLHARGVEIAKKYGVEIYCGSSFTEREGTRVVKALPEWMEQPVVTGIAVDMDQMKVTIQGLDDGVEVLSRLFGGLAEDGVNVDMISTVSADGKNAITFSVVSGHIGLVRSSVRQGLSGIDGWSLSDDETVAKVSAVGVGMKTSFGVASRFYSALDRAGVPVLGTTTSEIKISVLVPRDRAGEAARALVAEFDRGQRD
- a CDS encoding 4-hydroxy-tetrahydrodipicolinate reductase; this translates as MKYGIMGASGRMGKELLKVFGPENCVLSVSLEGEDVRGEPQVMLDFSRPQALARSVELCERYGAALVVGTTALDEKHFEMLQELARWVPVVQGYNFSMGIGILREILRQYAPALSEWDAEVVEAHHVHKVDAPSGTAIRLGEAVGRECPTHSLRLGGVPGDHSVIFANQGEVLSFSHRAVSRGVFALGALKAAAFALEQDPGFYCFEEVVACALKRS